GTGACCCATGCTGTGGTTGCGTTTGTGGTCCTTGTCGTGGTGCCGCTCCTTGCGGTCGTGCAGGGAAAGCGTGGCAAACTTGCTGACACCAGTGGCGATGGCGCTGTCCATGATGCCGCCGCCTGTGACGCCGGTGCCGCCGCCGGTGCCAGAGGTCTTGGCGGTGCTGTTGGCGGTGCCGGCCGAGTGCGGCAGGCTGTTGGAGCGCGGCAGCGTGGTGACGCCCGGTGTGTTGGCACTGCCGTTGTTTCCGTTCGTAGTGTTGCTGGAGGAGATGATGGCGGCGCCGGCGGGTGGCCCCGTGGCGTTCATCACGTTGGTGTGCGTCCGAGTCCTAGACAGGGGCAGGTGGGGGAACAGGATGTCCTCGGTGAGGTCCCAGAGGCACAGCTGCGTGTCCTGGCCCACCGAGCCGAAGCGGTACGTCACGCTGACAGGTCGGCTGTCCGTGGAGTTGCGCTTGGAGAGGCGGGACTGCGTGCTGTTGGCGCGGTCCCGCCCAAACTGGACCATCTGGTCCTGGAAGTCCTCGTCGCTGCCGCTGAACTCCATGGGGTCGCTCTCCTCCACGCTGGTGGTGTAGTGGTCGAACGCCACCACGCTCACCCACGACTTGTGGCCGTGTCCGCGGGCGATGACGCGGCAGTCCAGGAAGGACCAGACGGTGACCAGGTCGTCCTCGCCGCCCGCCACGATGTACTTCCCGTCGGGGCTCCAGCACACGCACAGCAGGCCGCCGAAGTAGCTCTTCATGGTGCCGTGCAGCTCCACCGCGTCGAAGTTGAAGACGCGCAGGAAGCCGTCCTGGCTCACGCAGGCCAGGAACTTCCCGTCGGGCGAGAAGGCGAACTCGTTGAGCGCGCCGTCGCCGACACTCCACTTCAGCAGTGGGTTGCGTGTGGATTTGCTCTTGCAGGTGTGGACGGAGTAGCTGTCGCCCTGCTTCAGCAGCTGGTAGTGCGGCGGCGCCGTGCCACAGGTGTGCTCCACGTTGTACAGGTACAAGCTGCCGCTGGCGTGTGACACCAGGAACAGGCTCTCTGAGCCCGGAACCCACTTCACACACGTCACCCGGGATTTATCGATCAACCTCTGGCGGCGCAGAAccgagggagggagaggaagatTGGGTTAGAGAAACAGAGCCAAGACAAAGCAACATGCATGATGACGACATCTGGATATGTCACTGAAGTTAtcgcaataagcaataataTTGTGTTCACACCATTTTCAAGGAATCTGTTTTAATGAAAGAACACAATCTAACAGAtcgataaactttaaattacagAGAACTTTGAACCtggaagacatttcaaatattcaaaataaccAATAAAGTAAACtgtgaagtttctgtaaacaaaactgtccttcgaAAAAAGATCCAGTTGacaccaaaacaccagactgaagatttttatcatccaacaagagaaagaaaagcgaaaaacaataaatcctaaaaatgaaaactattgcgctcattttaaatttttatacaaTTAATTCAATATATGTACAaagattttgtttctattaagcaaattgtcttttttagactccatttaatgattaattgattactaaatcaGGTGATTGTTTCAGTAATCGATCTAGCAGAAGTAAAGACCAGTGTGCAGCTAAACGTTGTTGTGTTTATCCAACTGGAgatgccagcagcagcagtgggaaCCATCTGGTCGGCTGCCTACCTCCTCGTTGAACAGTTTGCTCGTCTCCTTCTTGATGGGGTCGATGAGCTGCACCTGCCCAGCAGAGAAGCCCACCAGCAGGGAGACGCTCTCTGCCGTGGCCGTGAGGTGGTTGAAGTCATGGCATGTGGGCTGCGTTCCTTTGTAAATGCGCTTGTCTATCGGTTTGCTCAAGTCGGCCGCCTGAGGAGAGACAGAAGTACAAGAAATGAATgaagtagtattttaaaaaatctctcaATTAGGCCTGAAGAATACAGAACACAGTGACATTCAGACTTTGTAAAATGGACTAAACTACTTTTAGTCcatttcattttacataaatatattttataatgcaAATAGTCTGGAAACGTCAACAGTTTCCatcctgtttcatttttttatacttaaaaAATGATAACAATGAACTGTAAACTTTTCCACTGCTGAACACGACATCCGTTAAATAAACTGACCAGGCAAtgagaataataataactgcTGCTATAAAAGTAGAAACAGTATGTAAAGGTTACACTCTATAACAACAACTGATGAAAATTATTGCTTAAAATCCAGACTGAAAGTCTCAGGGATGAAGATCaataagaaaaactgtaaaagagcAACAAGTTCGGACCAATAATCCGGCAGCCGACACACGTGAGACGTTACAAAGATCACTGGGGGCTGTGAACAAGTAACTGTAGATAACCGCAGCAATAACTGCCTAATTTGTTAATGATTTACGGTTAACACCCGATAGAACAGAAACTTCTTAGAGAGCAAAAATGATGACTCTGCTCTTTTAACAAATGTaatcaagttttaaaatgagtttcctAAAGAAATGTCAGCTGGTCTGAGATCTGCCTCACACCAAGCAGCTGGAAAACAccaagagacagaaaacagaaaacaaatgcaggatataatttacaattaatctgatttaaaaggAAGCCTTGAAGTGTTGCACCAGAAAAGAGAACGATGCAACATTAATTATGTTTTCCTCACTTAGAATGTTTCAGCCACTAGTGgctaaaacatttagcacaaaataaatgttttgcattgttttattaCTACATATATTATAAGTCAGAGACACTGTATACATGTGTTTTATGCTTAGTGTTAATAAGTCAGCAACATAATGTTGACTCAGgatacaacatttatttaaaacactaaCAAATGACTATAATCTCCCACTAGCTGCATCTTTCGGTTTTGTGCGACACCCAAAAGCTCAACGTAAAATCACAACCTCGTATTTACTGGCATTACGTTGTCCAGAAACAACATATTCATTAGATATGTTATTATCAGCAAGTCTGCTAAGCCATTTATACTTGAATCACCTGACTGAAGCTGTGAAAGTCCCTGAAATATAGCTTTGTATTTACTGTTTTAGCCAAATAGTCTGTTAGTTGATGAAAACtgaactaatttaaataatgaacTGAACCAAATGTTTAGAACTGGGTTCAACTGGAAAGTATGTGTGATTGAactaaaaaggctttttttgtaAAGCGCATTGAGAGATGTATTGTGAAAAACTTAATTGAATCTTACAAACACAATATCAGTATTAATTAACAGAcgttttattgctcttttagaTTAAATTGAATGTTTTGGCATTTTAACATGCTTGCACCCTGCCATCATAAATGTTACTGTGatcattcttgtgttttttcttgtcttttgtgTTACACACGAAGTCGTTCTGTCTTTAACTAATTAACCTCATTATACAATTATGATTAATATTATTAGTATCAACACCCTGATGCTTTTATCGCTCCAAACCGCAATCAAACATTGGTAAACCTGGAGTTATCGATATCTGTCAGTCAAAACCAGTCGACAGCTTAACTGTTGACAGCTTCTTCACAAACTAGACCTGAACCCAAATGTATTTACGTACCAGGTCGCTCTGTCTGGAACAAAGGCCGAGTTTATtcctaaaatattcatttaaccTTATAGAGTTAGTCTGAAGAAGAAGTTTAGCCTCTGAACTCGGTGGAGATGCAGCCTTAGCAAGTCGTTAGCCGGCTAACTAATAGCCTAGGCTAAGCTATTTAGCTCATGCTAACTGAGTTGAAAGTCAAGCACCTGTCAGAGTTCTTCAACAGCGCAAAGATCAGCCAAAACTTCAGCAAGAGCTGAGAAACCAGAGCCTGAATCCTCGTTGACACCAGTCTAGTCAGTACAGTACCTTTCTAACGCCTTTGTAGATGTAGAAGTAGAGCTCACGGCCCACATTGAAACAGATCCTGTCGCCGTTACCCGACTGGTCGTTGACGTTCACGAAGGAGACCTTGACGGGGTTAGAACCTTGCGAGTTGAAAGGCACCCTGTTGGGACGGCTGTATTCGGAGTGAGT
This is a stretch of genomic DNA from Gambusia affinis linkage group LG16, SWU_Gaff_1.0, whole genome shotgun sequence. It encodes these proteins:
- the wdr20a gene encoding WD repeat-containing protein 20 isoform X2, translated to MLISKMAAEGGGKEMNEIKTQFTTREGVYKLLTHSEYSRPNRVPFNSQGSNPVKVSFVNVNDQSGNGDRICFNVGRELYFYIYKGVRKAADLSKPIDKRIYKGTQPTCHDFNHLTATAESVSLLVGFSAGQVQLIDPIKKETSKLFNEERLIDKSRVTCVKWVPGSESLFLVSHASGSLYLYNVEHTCGTAPPHYQLLKQGDSYSVHTCKSKSTRNPLLKWSVGDGALNEFAFSPDGKFLACVSQDGFLRVFNFDAVELHGTMKSYFGGLLCVCWSPDGKYIVAGGEDDLVTVWSFLDCRVIARGHGHKSWVSVVAFDHYTTSVEESDPMEFSGSDEDFQDQMVQFGRDRANSTQSRLSKRNSTDSRPVSVTYRFGSVGQDTQLCLWDLTEDILFPHLPLSRTRTHTNVMNATGPPAGAAIISSSNTTNGNNGSANTPGVTTLPRSNSLPHSAGTANSTAKTSGTGGGTGVTGGGIMDSAIATGVSKFATLSLHDRKERHHDKDHKRNHSMGHISSKSSDKLNLLSKSKTDPAKTLGTLLCPRMEDVPLLEPLIWFIVIPKPSQLSQWNSSIARIFLLQPRV
- the wdr20a gene encoding WD repeat-containing protein 20 isoform X1 encodes the protein MLISKMAAEGGGKEMNEIKTQFTTREGVYKLLTHSEYSRPNRVPFNSQGSNPVKVSFVNVNDQSGNGDRICFNVGRELYFYIYKGVRKAADLSKPIDKRIYKGTQPTCHDFNHLTATAESVSLLVGFSAGQVQLIDPIKKETSKLFNEERLIDKSRVTCVKWVPGSESLFLVSHASGSLYLYNVEHTCGTAPPHYQLLKQGDSYSVHTCKSKSTRNPLLKWSVGDGALNEFAFSPDGKFLACVSQDGFLRVFNFDAVELHGTMKSYFGGLLCVCWSPDGKYIVAGGEDDLVTVWSFLDCRVIARGHGHKSWVSVVAFDHYTTSVEESDPMEFSGSDEDFQDQMVQFGRDRANSTQSRLSKRNSTDSRPVSVTYRFGSVGQDTQLCLWDLTEDILFPHLPLSRTRTHTNVMNATGPPAGAAIISSSNTTNGNNGSANTPGVTTLPRSNSLPHSAGTANSTAKTSGTGGGTGVTGGGIMDSAIATGVSKFATLSLHDRKERHHDKDHKRNHSMGHISSKSSDKLNLLSKSKTDPAKTLGTLLCPRMEDVPLLEPLICKKIAHERLTVLIFLEDCLVTACQEGFICTWARPGKVGLLSSQNQASSPSGTVV